The stretch of DNA CACCAGTCGTGACGGCGACGACGCGGTGATCCGGATCGGCGACACCGTGCTCCGGCTGCCCGGTGCCGCCGACGACGTGACCGTCGACGAGGAGACGCGGATCCGCGTCACCGCCTTCGACGAGGAGAACGCGACGGGCGAAGCGGAACTGCGCTGAGCGGCCACTCGCGGCTCTTTCTTTCGGCAGGAAGAAACAGAGAATCAGCGGTAGGCTTGACTCGCGCGGCGCTCCACGTCGACCTCGACGCGGATGGAGTCGGGAAGGTCGGTCGCGACGACTTCGCGGGCGATGTGGTCGGAGCCGTGGATCTCCAGCCAGCGAGTGTACACCGTGTAGTTCCACGGGTCGATCTGCTCGCCCGGCTGGCACCGGCAGTACAGCGGGACCGCGTGGTGTTCGGGCTGTTCCTGGTGAGGGCCCTTGCACTCTGCGCCCTTGCGCTCGACGCGCTGTTTGAGCCCGTCGACCGTGTCGTCTAGTACGTCCCGGTCCCCGCTCCGGAACGTAAGCGTCGTTACGAAGGTCATACTCGGTGGTTGGGTTCGAGCGTGAAAAGCGCATCTACCGGCTCCCGCGCCGGGAGCGTGCGCGGGGATTTCGGCCCACCGAAGCCAATTTAAGAGCACGACGCTTACCCGAACGCAATGACGGTCGAAGCGACGTCTGCCGGAGCCATCCTCTTCCGCGACACCCGCGGCGAACGGGAGTATCTCCTCCTGAAGAGCCGACCGGGGGACTGGGAGTTCCCCAAGGGCGGGGTCGAGGGGGAAGAGGAGCTCCAGCAGACCGCGATCCGCGAAGTGACGGAGGAAGCCGGTATCGAGGACTTCAGACTCATCGACGGCTTCCGCAAGGAGTACGACTACGTGTTCGAGGCCGACGGGAACACGATCCACAAGACGGTCCACCTGTTCATCGCCCGGTCGTTCGAGGCCAGCGCGGAGCTCTCCGCCGAGCACCGCGACATGCAGTGGCGCGACTACGACCAGGCGCTCAACACGATCACGCAGGACGGCCCCCGCGAGATCCTCGAGGACGCCCACGACTACCTCGACGAGGTCAAGGAGGCCGAGGGCGAGGGGTACGTCGGCACGCCGGCGTAAGCGGTGCCGACCCCCGCCACCGACTCGGAGTTCTCCTTCGAACTTCTGGTCTGTCGCTGGGCGGAGCTGGGCTGGCCGCCCGGCGACGACGCCGCGGGGAGTGACGACGCCGCGCCCGTGCTCGTCTCGCGCCAACTCGGGACGAAGAAGCGCCGCTGGGACACGATCGTGATCGAGTGCGACCCCGAGGGGCTCGCCGCGCGCCGCGAGTTCGGCGACCGGACCATCGACGGCGACCTCCTGCCGGTGGTCCGCCACGCGCCCGCCGAGTGGGAATACTACCGCGACGCGCTCCCGGACCCGGGCTACCCGTGGCGCTACGTCCGGGAGGCGATCCACCGCGCCGCCGCCCGCGGGCTGGTCGAGAAGCGAAAGAACGGCAACCGGATCGAGATCCGGCGGAAACGGCCCTACCCCGACTGGGTGTCCCGGATCATCGCGATCGAGAACAAGCCGGACCTCGACGCGAGCGCCGCCGCCGCGCTGTCGGACCAGCTCGAACACGACGTGGACACCGCGCTGGCCGACGAGGTGTGGCTCGCGACCGGGCGGACGGGCGAGCGGGTGGAGCCGGCGCTGCTGCGGCAGTTCCCCGTGGAGGCGGGCGTGCTCACGTTCGACTTCTCGGCCGGCACATCCGCGGACGCGGCGGCGGTGGACTGGCTCCCGTCGGCGCTGGACCCCACGGCTGGCGGGGAGCGGTTCGATTCCGCGGAGAAAGCGCGGCGCCGACGGCTGATCGCCGAGCGTGCCTACGGTAAGGGGTGGCGGTCGTTCACCGAGACGACCCGGCCAGACTGTCGGTGGTTCGAGCTGGCCCGAAGCGGTCGGGGGACGGTACCGACCTGTGCCGCGAAGGATCGCTGTCAGAGCGAGGCCGAGTGTGGGCGCCGCTGTGGCTCGTTCGAGCCGGAGCCGCCACAGTGGCGGACGAACGGCTGGCCGATCGACGGCGGCCCCGGGCAGGGCGTACGGGAGCTGCTGGAGCGACGGCGCGAGCGCGTCCGGGAGCGGTAGCGCCCGCCTGAGGATGTCCGAAGAAAGCGGTCGTGGAGAGCCTACCGGTTCAGGCTCGTGCTGTCGTGTTTCTGCTTGTACGACCCACCGCTACCGAACGGATCGACGTCGACGTGGTCGTAGTGGAACCGCTGCTCGATCTCGTGGAAGACGGGGAGGTTCGCCACGTCCTCCCAGTTGGCCTCCTCCATCGTGATCGCTGCCTCGTTCCGGATCTGTGTCTCCTCGTCGTTGGCGAGCGGGTTGTCCACGATGCGTTGCCACGCGTCGATCGCGTTCTGGGCCGCTTCGGTGTCGTTCGGCCAGTCGACGAACATCTCGGCTGCCCCCTCGGTGGGATCAGAGCGGGCCGGGTCGAGATGTTTGACGAACGCGTCTGGCGCCGCCCACGGCACGATCCACGCCAGCGTGAACGCCTCGACGTTGAGGGCGCGCACCCGTTCGAGCAGCGTCGAGAACGGCGCCTGCTCGATCTGCATGTCGATGTGGGCGTTGGTCAGCTTGTCGCGGAGCGTGTTCGCCACGCTCAGCCACGTGCTCGACTGGTACTGGAGCCACTCAAGCTCGTAGCGGTTGTTCGGGCCGTAGCCGGCGTCCTCCATCACCTGCCTCGCGCTCTCGAGGTCGGTCTGGTTGTAGCCGTAGGGGTAGCTCTCCTCGGCGTGTTGGTTGTACGCCTCGGAGCCACCGGGGTAGACGGTGGGCGACATCGTGTGGTACGCCGGCGCTGCACGGTCCTTGAACACCTGCTGGGCGATCGTCTCTTGGTTCATCGCGTACGCCATCGCCTGCCGGACCGCCTTCGGAACCTCCGGCATGTTGAAGCCGACGTAGTTGTAGTTGAGCGTCGGCACGCCCACCGCGTTGAGCGACTCGCCGTTGCGTGCCTCGTACGTGCCGCGCTGTCGCCCTTTCTCGTCCGTGCGGTCGACGGTGTAGTTGTCGGAGTTGAACTGGGAGGTCGGGATGGCGAACATGTCCGCGTTCTCGTTCATCGCGTAGTTGAACCGCGCCGAGGGATCCGCGATGATCTGCCAGTGGATGCCGTCGACCTCCGGCCCGCTCCCGTGGTAGTCGTCGTACGCCGAGACGACCGCCTCGGTCCCGGACTGCCAGCTCTCGAACTCGAACGGCCCGGCGCCGATCGGGTTGTCCGACGCGAACGTGCCCTGGTCCATCTCGCCGTCGTACCCCTCGATGTCGCCGACGATCCCCTCCGGGTAGATCGCGAACTGATTGTTGGCCATGACCTGCGTGGCCGAGGCAAACGGCGCCGCCAGCGTGCACTCGAACGTGTAGTCGTCGACGGCCTCCATCTCCATCGTTCCCGGCACGTACGAGCCGTCCTCGGTCTCCTCGTGGGCGACGTTTACCGCGCTCAGGATGTCCGCCGGCGCCTGCGAGTTCGGCGACGCCGCGAGCCGTTCCCACGCGAAGACGACGTCCTGTGCCGTCACCTCGTCACCGTTGTGGTAGGTGACGCCTTCCTTGAGTTCGAACGTGTAGGTGAGGAAGTCGTCACTGACCGAGTAATCCGTGGCCAGGCGTGATTCGACGGGGATCCCCCCGTCAACCCAGTTCATCAGCCCGTCGAAGATCTGGGTCGTGACCTCCGAGGAGGCGGTATCAGAGGCCTGCACGGGGTCGAGCGAGCTCATCGTCGCGTTGATGAGCTGGAGCTCGTTGCTCCCGCCGCTGCCGCCACCGTCGGTGCCGGTGTCGGTATCGGTGTCGTCCATGCCGCCACCCGCGCTCGTGGTGTTGGTGCCCTCCGTCGGTTCGTCGCCGCCAGTACAGCCCGCCAGCGCCGCGCCGGTCGCGACGGTGCCGGTTGTTTTCAGGAAGGTACGCCGTGAGGCGCCCCTGTCATCGTGTCCCATGGAAGGACGGTAGGAACTTACGCTGATAAACGGTTTCCAACGGGCAAGTCTATACACTATTGGAAACTCTTATCCCTGCCAAGTAGTACCATACCTCACATCGATGGCCAAATGGAACTACTTCCTCCGTCGGCTCCTCCTCTCGATACCCGTCCTCGTTCTGGGCACGACGGTGGCGTTCTTGATCATCCGGGTCGGCCCGATCGACCCGGCCGCGGCGATCCTCGGGCCGAGCGGCGACCCCACCGAGTACGAGCAGATCCGGGAGTCGCTGGGGCTGAACGACCCGCTGTGGGACCAGTACATCGACTACATGTGGAACCTCTTCACGTTCAATCTCGGCCAGTCGTGGGTGATCAGCCCGGGCGACGGCGCCTACGAGCTGATCGCGTCGTACGCCCCCCGGACGCTGTGGCTCGGCTTCTGGTCGATCCTGATCCCGCTGTTCATCGGGATCCCGCTGGGGTTCTACGCGGGGCTGAACCCGAACACACTGAGCGACTACTTCGCGTCGTTCGGCGGGATCGTCTGGCGCGCGATGCCGAACTTCTGGCTCGCGATCATCCTCGTCTCGGTGCTCTCCCAGTCCCAAGAGCTGCTCGGGTTCGAGTGGGCGACGTTCCTCGTCGAGACGAACATCGTGACGCCGCCGCCGCTCGACTTCCTCGGCGACCCGCTCAGCCTGCTCACGGCACCCGGGGAGACCTGGCCGACGGTCCTCGCGGCGACCAAGCAGATCCTCCCGGCCGCGCTGGTGCTGGGCTCGGCGTCGATGGGGAACGAGATGCGTATCGGCCGTACCGCGGTGCTGGAGACGGTGAACTCGAACTACGTCGAGACCGCGCGGGCGAAGGGGATGAGCCGGCGCAACATCGTCTGGAAACACATCTTCCGAAACGCGATGATCCCGCTGGTGCCGGTGATCACCGGCGAGGCGTTCCTGCTGATCGGCGGCTCAGTGCTAGTCGAGGTCGTGTTCGCGATCAACGGGATCGGCTACCTGTTCTTCCAGTCGGCGATCCAGGGCGACCTGCCGCTGGTCTCCTCGCTGCTGTTCGTGTTCATCCTGACGCTGGTCGTGCTCAACATCATCCAGGACCTGCTGTACACGGTGCTGGACCCGCGTGTCGGCTACGAGGACCGCTGAAACCATGTCTACTGACCAACCGAGAACGGCGACGACGTACCGGGACCGAATACGCGACCGACCCGTCCCGCTCGTTCGGTGGCTGGCGGGGGCGTTCGTGCTCCTGCTCGCGGAGCTGGGGGCCGTGCTCTCCGTCGTGCTGGGGACGCTCGACGGGCTGTTGACGTTCGTCCTCGGGAGCAGTCCGCTGGCGGGGGCGGTCGCCGCCTCCCGATCGCTTCCGACACTGCTCTCCCGCGAGCTCGTGCCGAACCGCGGCTACTTCACCGGCGAGGAGTGGATGGGGACGTTCCTCGGGCTGGAGCCGAAGTACGCCTGGCTGCTCCGGATCGCGCTGATCGGCGTCTACGGCGCGCTCTGGTGTGGCTGGCTGTGGTTCGGCTACATCACGTTCCGCCGCCACTACCGCGTCGCCAACTGGACCCCGACGGACGACATCGTCGACCGGCTCAGGGGCCACCAGTGGGGGAAGTTCGGGATGTTCATCGTGGCGCTGTTCCTCATGCTGGCGCTGTTCGCGCCCGCCGTGAGCCCGACGACGATGGAGCAGAACATCCAGGACCCGTACTCCCACGAAATCCAGTACTTCTCCGAGCAGACCGGCGAGGTCGAGACAATCACGGCTGGCGCCGCGAACCGACAGTCGACGTCGGTCGGCTCGGCGTCGCGCAACGTCGGCCCGTGGCAGTACGACAGCTTCGATCGGTTCCACCCGTTCGGGACGTTGCCGTCCGGCAAGGACTTGTTCACCTTCCTCGCGTACGGGGCGCGGATCTCGCTGTTCATCGGCCTGAGTTCGATGCTCGGAGCGGGCGTGCTCGCGATGGCGTTCGCGATGATCTCGTCGTTCTACAAGGGTGCGGTCGACCTGGCGTTGGTGGTGACCAGCGACTCGATCCAGGCGCTCCCGGTGTTGATGATCCTGATCCTGGCTGCGGTCGTGTTCGCGAACACCTGGATCGCGACGGTGTACAACGGGGCCCTGCTGTTTATCGCACTGTTCACCATGATCTACTGGCCGTACCTCTGGCGGGCGGTCCGTGGCCCGTCGTTCCAGGTTGCCGAGGAGGAGTGGATCGACGCCGCGAAGAACTACGGCCAACACCCCGCACAGATCATGCGGAAACACATGGCCCCCTACATCGTCGGCTACATGCTGATCTACGCCTCGCTCACGCTCGGTGGCGTGATCATCTCCGTGGCCGGCCTCTCGTTCCTCGGGCTGGGGATCACGCCGCCGACGCCGGAGTGGGGGCGGGCGATCAGCGTCGGGCAGCCGTACGTCGCCTCCGCGTCCTGGCACATCTCGCTGATCCCGGGGTTCCTGATCACGCTGGTCGTGACCGCGTTCAACGCGATGGGTGACGGGATCCGCGACGCTATCGACCCACAGAGCGAGGGCGGTGGCGGGGACGTCTCGGACGAGGACGCGACTGCGGCCGCCGCCGGCGGGGGTGGCGCATGAGCCACACACCGGAGAGTCGGGCGACGCCCGAGACGGCCGAAGCGCCGATGCTCGCCGTCGACGACCTGCAGACGGTGTTCCACACCGACAAGGAGACCGTCCGGGCCGTCGAGGGGATCAGCTTCGACGTACAGGAGGGCGAGACCGTCGGCATCGTCGGCGAGTCCGGCTCGGGCAAGAGCGTGACCGCTCGGTCGATCATGGGGCTGGTCGACGCCCCCGGACAGCTCGCGGCCGGCTCGTCGATCGAGTTCCGTGGCCGCGAACTGACCGGGCTGACCGAGGACGAGTACCGCGAGGTGCGAGGGAGCGGGATCGCGATGGTGTTCCAGGACCCGCTCACCAGCCTGAACCCGGTGTACACCGTCGGGAACCAGATCAAGGAGACGCTCAGAGTCCACCAGGACCTCCGGGGCGACGAGGCCGACGAGGCGGCGATCGAGCTGCTCGAGTCGGTGAGCATCCCCGACGCACGGCGGCGGCTCGACGAGTACCCACACCAGTTCTCGGGTGGGATGCGCCAGCGTGCGGTGATCGCGATGGCGCTTGCGTGTGATCCGGATCTGCTGATCTGTGACGAGCCGACGACCGCGCTCGACGTGACGATCCAGGCGCAGATCCTCGAACTGCTCCAGGAACTGCAGGAGGAGCGCGACCTCAGCATCGTGTTCATCACCCACGACATGGGGGTGATCGCGGAGGTCAGCGACCGCGTGAACGTGATGTACGCCGGCGAGATCGTCGAGTCAGGCCCCGTGGGGGATATCTTCGAGAACCCCGCACACCCCTACACCGACGGGCTGCTCGAGAGCATCCCCGGCCGGTACCCCGACGAGACGTACCTCAGGACGATCGAGGGGGAGGTGCCGACGCCGACGTCGCAGCCGACGGACTGTCGGTTCGCGCCGCGGTGTCCGAAGAAGTTCGACGCCTGCGAGGAGATCCACCCCGCCCCAGTGGCCGTCGAGTCCGGGGCGGCAGACCACAGGGCGGCCTGTCTGCTCTACCCCGAGGATCGGGGTCGGGAGGCGGCCGTCGACGAGCATCGACAACTGCGGGAGGGAAAGGAGACGGAGGTCGAAGATGAGTAACGAGAACGCGACAGTCGAGCGGGAGCAACGGTCCACGACTACCGACGACGACGTGCTGGTCAGCGTCCGCGACCTGAAGAAACACTACGGCGCGGACAGCCTCCTCTCGGACAACCCCGTCAAAGCCGTCGACGGCGTGAGCTTCGACATCCACCGGGGCGAGACGCTGGGGCTCGTCGGTGAGTCGGGCTGTGGCAAGACGACGCTCGGCCGGACGCTCGTCCGGCTGGAGACGGCGACCAGCGGCGACGTCCAGTTCGAGGACACCGACATCACGACGCTGTCGGGGAGCGATCTCAAACAGTGGCGGCGGAACGCCCAGATGGTGTTCCAGGACCCCGACTCCAGCCTCAACGAGCGGATGACCGTCGGGGAGCTGATCCGTGACCCGCTGGACGTCCACGACTGGAAGACGAAAGCCGAGCGGGACGAGCGGGTGCGGGAGCTGCTGGAGAAAGTCGGGCTCTCGGAGAAACACTACTTCCGCTACCCCCACCAGTTCTCGGGCGGGCAGCGCCAGCGCATCGGGATCGCCCGCGCGCTCGCGCTCGAACCGGAGTTCCTCGTGCTCGACGAGCCGGTGTCGGCGCTCGACGTGAGCGTGCAGGCCAAGATCCTGAACCTCCTTCGGGACCTGCAGGACGACCTCGGCCTGACGTACCTGCTCATCGCCCACGACCTCTCGGTTGTGCGCCACCTCGCCGACCGCGTCGCGGTGATGTATCTCGGCCACATCATGGAGCTCGGCGAGACCGAACGGCTGTTCGAGAACCCCGCGAACCCATACACCCACTCGCTGCTGTCGGCGATCCCCGAGCCGGACCCGTACGCCGAGTCCGACCGCATCACGCTGCGGGGCGCGCCGCCGAGCCCCCGGAACCCGCCGGAGGGCTGCCCGTTCTCGACGCGGTGTCCGATGAAGATCCGGCCGGAGGCGTACCAATCGGTCGACGACGACGCCTGGCGGGCGATCCAAGAGCTGCGGGAGATCCTCCGGGAACGGGTGCGTACCGACCGCTCGATCACAGTGATCGCCCGAGAGCTGCTCGGGCTAGAGACCCGGATCTCCGACATCGACGAGATCACCGAGGAGGTGTTCGGCGACGTGGAGCTCCCGCCGGAGCTGGCTACCCACGTCGACCGCGTCGTCGAGGACGTGAGCGACGGCAACCCCGAGGACGCCCGCCAGTACCTGAAAGGCGAGGTCGGCGGACCGTGCGACAGGGACGCTCCCGACTACTACACCGTCGACGACGAGGAGCGGACCAGCTACTGCCACCGCCACGCCCCCGAGTACGAATCGCCGGCGGCCACGCTCGACTCGGAGTGATGGGCTTCGATCGGTCGTCCGCGGTCGCGGTGTTCGTCGCCAAGACGATCGACGGCGTCGTCTACGCCGGGATCACCGCGGGAATCGCGTGTCTCGCCGGGCTGGCAATCGGCGCGCTGCTGGGGGAGCCGTGGATCCTCCTCAAGTACCTGCTGTTCGTCGGCGGGTTCCTGCAGCTCGGTGTCGGCGTCGCACAGCTCTGGCCGACCGACCCCTCTGATCTCGAAGGGCCGACGCCGGAGCAGAGCTCCCGGACGCAGGCGGTCGTCGACCGGCTCTCGCCGCTCGAGCGCCTCGGCCTCCCGGTGGGTCGGCGGTTCGACCTGGGCGCGAAGCGGTTTCTCTCCGGGCTGGCCATCCTGTTCGTCTCGTTCGCGCTGGAGGCAGTGTTCGGCGTCTGACCGATCGCCGGGAGGTATTTACGTCGCATCTCCATAAGGCGCCCATGCCCGACCCGACGGAGGACTCACCGCCGAGCGTCGACGCGAGAAAGGACGCGTGGCGCCGGACGCTACAGGAGATGGAGTCGATCGCGGCAGAGCTCGACGAGGAGGGGTGGGAGACGGTCGCGATCCCCGTCGGCCACGCCGCGCCCGAGCCGCCCGAGGCCGGCGAGGAGGGGCGGTTCGGCTTCGTTCACGTGATCCCGGGTAACTACGAGTCGGCGTTCCGGGAGGCGTTCGACGCCGGCGGGTTCGAGCGCTACGACGTGTTCCGCCAAGAGATCGGCGGGAAGGTGTTCTTCCTGCTCCAGCTGCTCGATCCGCCCTCGGGGACCGCGATCCTGCTGGCCGCACAGTACGACACACAGCACAGCGGGCCGCTGGAGTCGGCGGTCGAGGAGGAGGGCGTGGTGTACACGCACGTCCAGAAGCTCGACACGACCCACCTCGGCTCGTTCCGGCACGACGAGCCGGGGAAGTTCTTCCCCGAGGACTGAGCCGGCGCTACTGGCAGCCGAGCCGGCGGCGACGCGTCACCGCTGCCACTCGGGATCCGCCGCGGACCGGTCGTACAGCTCCATGTAGTCCGCTTCCGCTCGCTCCAGTTCCTCCCTGAGCCACTCGTTCTCCTCGACGAGGCGGTCGATCGTGCTCTCACTGTCGACAGCGTCGTCGGCGCCGAGTTCGAGCGAGAACTCGGTCACGTCGCGGCTGAAGTGTTCGTCCATCGCCTCGAGGACGGTCCCGGCGATCTTCTGGTCGGATGCGCCCTGCGCTTCGAGGTCGAGAATCTGCTTCCGGAACCGCGCCATCAGTTCGCTCGTCCCTCGCAGGAACTGCTTCTGTTCGCCGTCCTCTAGATCCTGTGCCAAGGACTCGGCGACGAGGCAGATCTGTTCGACGAGGCGCTTCGCTTCGTCGATGTTCGCGTGGTTGAGCCGGTAGATGAGGACCTCGGTGTCCTGGACGAAGCGGTTCTTCCGCTCCATTGGGTGGGCCGTGAGACGGCTGCGAGTTAGTTCTTCGGCCAGCGGATCTGTTCCACGGGGAGCGTCGACGCGGCTCCGAAGCGGACCGAACGACGCCGACTCGCTTACTCGGCGTCGAGTTCGGCGGCGATGGCCTCCAGTTCGGCTTTTCGGAAGCCACTGCCCTGGTCGCGGCGCTCGTCGACGCCGTCGACTGCCTCGCTGATCGCTTGCCGCATCACGTTCTTCCCGGGGATGTTCGCGGTCGCCACGTCGGCATCCAGCGACTCACAGATGGCAGCCAAGGCTTCCTTCGTGAATCCGGAGGAGACCAGTCGTTCGTGTCGGCCGACAGCGACCCGGATCTCGTTGCGGAGCTCGTCGACGGTCTTGGTCATGGGAGGTGGGTTTCGGGCGAAGGAACGTGTAGCTCTCGGTTCTGCGGCGACTTCCGACAGAAATGCACCGACCGGGATTTGAACCGTTGTGAGACGTTCCTGCTCGCTTCGCTGCGCGGGCTGCGACTCACAGGGTTCAGAATCCCCTGTGCATTTCGTCTCACTCCGTTCGACAGAGATGCACCGACCGGGATTTGAACCCGGGCCATGAGCTTGGAAGGCTCAGGTCCTGCCACTAGACCATCGGTGCGCAGTCGGAGTAACCACACGCAGAAATAAGGGCGTTCCCCTTCGGCCCGATTCTTCAAGTACGATGCCGGGACCACGCTGCCCGTGCGCTGACCATCGCCACCGACGGGGTCGAGAGCGCGGTGTGTCCGTCGGCGCCGCCCAGCACCGCCTGTTCGCTAGTCGTCGGCAGCCGCCGGCTCGACCTCGTCGCGGCGTCGGGCAGCCTCGCGGAGCTCGTCGGAGATCGCCGGCGTCGACGCCGGATCGACCTGCTCGCCGTCGAGCTCGTCGAGCGACTTAGGGAACTCCCGGAGGTCGTAGTGCAGCGCGATGCCCGCCTTCGCGCCCTCGCCCATCGCGACCGGGATCTGGTTGTGGCCGGGCGTGAGATCGCCCACCGCGGACACGCCGTCGACGGACGTGCGGCCGTGGTCGTCGACCGCGACGTTGCCGTCGTCGGCGCGCTCCAGCCCCAGCGCGTCCGCGAGATCGGCGTTGTAGTCCGAGCCGTACATCGGGAAGCCGCCGCGGTACTCCCGGACGGTGCCGTCCTCGAACTCGAACGACTCCAGCCAGCCGTCCTCGCCGGTGTTCATCCCCGCGATTTCGGTCTCGATCACGTCGACCGGGTGGGCCCGGAGCTGTCGGTCGGTCTCCTCGCTCCACGCCGGCTCCTCGCCGCGGAGCAGCAGGTCCACCTCGTCGGTGAAGTTGAGCATGATCATCGCGACGTGGGCCGCGCTCTCGCCGGTGCCCATCACGTACACCGACTCGTCGACGAACATGTAGGCGTCACAGTGCAGACAGTAGTGGAGCCCCCGCCCCGTCCGGGGCAGCGGCGGGTCCGGGCGCTCGTCGGCGAACCCCGTCGCGAGCACCACGCGCTCGGCGGTGTACGTCTCCTCACCGACGGCGAGTTCGAAGCTCCCCGCCGAGCCGTCGATGTCGGAGACCATCCCCCGAACGGTGTCGGCGCCGTAGGACTCGATCTGTGCTTTCGCGGTCTGCAGCAGTTCGTTCCCGGAGGTCTCCTCGGTGATCCCGATGACGTTGTGCGTGTCCTGCATCATCGCCGCGCGCCCGCCGCCGCGGTCGATCAACACCGTGTCGTGGCCGAGTCGGGTCGTGTAGAGTGCGGTCGTCAGCCCTGCCGGGCCGCCGCCGACGACGGCGACCTGATAGTCGGAGTCGGCTTCGCTCATACACGTACTCCGCGGCTCGCAGGGAAAAGGGCACCACTCGTGTGCGCGGCCGGCGGGAAGCCGCCCCGCAAGGGATCGCTACGGTTCGGGGAACAGCTCCTCGACGTCCGGCTCCTCGACGACGAGGCGGTAGTCGGTCGCCTCCCGCTCGACGATCCCGTGCCGTTCGAGGTGATCCAGATGCGCGAACGCCTCGCCCGGCCCGTGGAGGATGTGGATCATCTTCAACTCGCCGAACAAGTGGTGGCTCACGGTCCAGGCGTCACACGCGCCGTGGCGCTCGAGCACGTCAACCACGTTTTCCGTCCGCTCGCGGTGGTGGCCGAGGATCTCCCGGGCGCGGCCTGCCGGCTCCTCGATCGGGTCGCGGTGGCCGGGCAGCGCGCGGTCCCAGTCCCGCTCGATCACCTCGACGAGGCTGTCGACGTACTTCGCCAGCGGCGACGCCACTCGCACGTCGGCGCCGCCGACGTTCGGCGTGTACTTCGGGAGGATGACGTCCCCGACGAACGCCTGCCGCTCCCCGTCCGCCTCGAACGCGAAGGCGGTGAGCCCGGCGGAGTGGCCCGGGAGGTGGACCGCCTCGAACTCGGTCCCGTTCACGTCGAAGCGGTCGCCGCCCGTGAACGGCGTCACCGCCACGTCCTCGCCGGCGAGCTCGGCGTGGCCTTCGAGGAAGGAGACCAGTTCCTCGCGCGGGCCGTCCGGGATCTGCCACGCCTCGAACGTCTCCTGCTGGAGCGC from Halolamina sediminis encodes:
- a CDS encoding DUF7513 family protein, producing MSRLDAFLAGMEFRTATPTYSPGDELTAIITSRDGDDAVIRIGDTVLRLPGAADDVTVDEETRIRVTAFDEENATGEAELR
- a CDS encoding uS10/mL48 family ribosomal protein — its product is MTFVTTLTFRSGDRDVLDDTVDGLKQRVERKGAECKGPHQEQPEHHAVPLYCRCQPGEQIDPWNYTVYTRWLEIHGSDHIAREVVATDLPDSIRVEVDVERRASQAYR
- a CDS encoding bis(5'-nucleosyl)-tetraphosphatase, with product MTVEATSAGAILFRDTRGEREYLLLKSRPGDWEFPKGGVEGEEELQQTAIREVTEEAGIEDFRLIDGFRKEYDYVFEADGNTIHKTVHLFIARSFEASAELSAEHRDMQWRDYDQALNTITQDGPREILEDAHDYLDEVKEAEGEGYVGTPA
- a CDS encoding DUF5787 family protein, which translates into the protein MPTPATDSEFSFELLVCRWAELGWPPGDDAAGSDDAAPVLVSRQLGTKKRRWDTIVIECDPEGLAARREFGDRTIDGDLLPVVRHAPAEWEYYRDALPDPGYPWRYVREAIHRAAARGLVEKRKNGNRIEIRRKRPYPDWVSRIIAIENKPDLDASAAAALSDQLEHDVDTALADEVWLATGRTGERVEPALLRQFPVEAGVLTFDFSAGTSADAAAVDWLPSALDPTAGGERFDSAEKARRRRLIAERAYGKGWRSFTETTRPDCRWFELARSGRGTVPTCAAKDRCQSEAECGRRCGSFEPEPPQWRTNGWPIDGGPGQGVRELLERRRERVRER
- a CDS encoding ABC transporter substrate-binding protein, producing MGHDDRGASRRTFLKTTGTVATGAALAGCTGGDEPTEGTNTTSAGGGMDDTDTDTGTDGGGSGGSNELQLINATMSSLDPVQASDTASSEVTTQIFDGLMNWVDGGIPVESRLATDYSVSDDFLTYTFELKEGVTYHNGDEVTAQDVVFAWERLAASPNSQAPADILSAVNVAHEETEDGSYVPGTMEMEAVDDYTFECTLAAPFASATQVMANNQFAIYPEGIVGDIEGYDGEMDQGTFASDNPIGAGPFEFESWQSGTEAVVSAYDDYHGSGPEVDGIHWQIIADPSARFNYAMNENADMFAIPTSQFNSDNYTVDRTDEKGRQRGTYEARNGESLNAVGVPTLNYNYVGFNMPEVPKAVRQAMAYAMNQETIAQQVFKDRAAPAYHTMSPTVYPGGSEAYNQHAEESYPYGYNQTDLESARQVMEDAGYGPNNRYELEWLQYQSSTWLSVANTLRDKLTNAHIDMQIEQAPFSTLLERVRALNVEAFTLAWIVPWAAPDAFVKHLDPARSDPTEGAAEMFVDWPNDTEAAQNAIDAWQRIVDNPLANDEETQIRNEAAITMEEANWEDVANLPVFHEIEQRFHYDHVDVDPFGSGGSYKQKHDSTSLNR
- a CDS encoding ABC transporter permease, whose product is MAKWNYFLRRLLLSIPVLVLGTTVAFLIIRVGPIDPAAAILGPSGDPTEYEQIRESLGLNDPLWDQYIDYMWNLFTFNLGQSWVISPGDGAYELIASYAPRTLWLGFWSILIPLFIGIPLGFYAGLNPNTLSDYFASFGGIVWRAMPNFWLAIILVSVLSQSQELLGFEWATFLVETNIVTPPPLDFLGDPLSLLTAPGETWPTVLAATKQILPAALVLGSASMGNEMRIGRTAVLETVNSNYVETARAKGMSRRNIVWKHIFRNAMIPLVPVITGEAFLLIGGSVLVEVVFAINGIGYLFFQSAIQGDLPLVSSLLFVFILTLVVLNIIQDLLYTVLDPRVGYEDR
- a CDS encoding ABC transporter permease, translating into MSTDQPRTATTYRDRIRDRPVPLVRWLAGAFVLLLAELGAVLSVVLGTLDGLLTFVLGSSPLAGAVAASRSLPTLLSRELVPNRGYFTGEEWMGTFLGLEPKYAWLLRIALIGVYGALWCGWLWFGYITFRRHYRVANWTPTDDIVDRLRGHQWGKFGMFIVALFLMLALFAPAVSPTTMEQNIQDPYSHEIQYFSEQTGEVETITAGAANRQSTSVGSASRNVGPWQYDSFDRFHPFGTLPSGKDLFTFLAYGARISLFIGLSSMLGAGVLAMAFAMISSFYKGAVDLALVVTSDSIQALPVLMILILAAVVFANTWIATVYNGALLFIALFTMIYWPYLWRAVRGPSFQVAEEEWIDAAKNYGQHPAQIMRKHMAPYIVGYMLIYASLTLGGVIISVAGLSFLGLGITPPTPEWGRAISVGQPYVASASWHISLIPGFLITLVVTAFNAMGDGIRDAIDPQSEGGGGDVSDEDATAAAAGGGGA
- a CDS encoding ABC transporter ATP-binding protein, which encodes MSHTPESRATPETAEAPMLAVDDLQTVFHTDKETVRAVEGISFDVQEGETVGIVGESGSGKSVTARSIMGLVDAPGQLAAGSSIEFRGRELTGLTEDEYREVRGSGIAMVFQDPLTSLNPVYTVGNQIKETLRVHQDLRGDEADEAAIELLESVSIPDARRRLDEYPHQFSGGMRQRAVIAMALACDPDLLICDEPTTALDVTIQAQILELLQELQEERDLSIVFITHDMGVIAEVSDRVNVMYAGEIVESGPVGDIFENPAHPYTDGLLESIPGRYPDETYLRTIEGEVPTPTSQPTDCRFAPRCPKKFDACEEIHPAPVAVESGAADHRAACLLYPEDRGREAAVDEHRQLREGKETEVEDE